One genomic segment of Pandoraea sputorum includes these proteins:
- a CDS encoding LysR family transcriptional regulator, whose product MDIKDVDLNLLRVFHAVLEERNITRAGERIGLSQPATSYALSRLRSLFDDPLFVRTSDGMLPTPTAERLALPLGRAMASIQEVLNHDKVFDAKTSTRMFRLSMSDIGVQVFLPRLCEALQHVAPRVRLSVELVDASAVEERLRLGQLDFAIGNLPMLRGMTNHVVMFRETYACMTRKRPGLPARVLSREQFLAMSHIAVTSTDSSHFLIEETLNGGGLQRRLAISVPHFTIVPEILERTDWVATLPKGVAQILNASGKFAIYPLPIEAPEAESTVHWHQAFDADEGIKWFRQFVVSVVDAIGIDHGGRGATRNALRPDLKTRRS is encoded by the coding sequence ATGGATATCAAAGACGTCGACTTGAACTTGCTTCGGGTTTTTCACGCGGTGCTTGAAGAGCGCAACATCACGCGAGCGGGCGAGCGCATCGGTTTGTCGCAACCCGCGACCAGCTATGCGCTATCGCGCTTACGTTCACTTTTCGACGACCCGCTATTCGTTCGCACCAGCGATGGGATGTTGCCGACGCCGACCGCTGAGCGTTTGGCGTTACCGTTGGGCCGTGCGATGGCCTCCATTCAGGAAGTGCTCAATCACGACAAGGTGTTCGATGCGAAGACAAGCACGCGAATGTTCAGGCTTTCGATGAGCGATATCGGCGTTCAGGTTTTCTTGCCGCGACTGTGCGAGGCGCTTCAGCACGTTGCACCGCGCGTGCGGCTATCCGTAGAGCTCGTGGATGCGAGCGCGGTGGAGGAGCGGCTAAGGTTGGGGCAACTGGATTTTGCGATTGGAAATCTGCCCATGCTCAGGGGCATGACAAATCACGTCGTGATGTTCCGCGAGACGTACGCCTGCATGACACGCAAGCGGCCGGGATTGCCCGCGCGCGTGCTGTCGCGAGAACAGTTTCTTGCGATGTCGCACATCGCAGTGACGTCGACGGACTCAAGTCATTTTCTGATCGAGGAGACGCTCAACGGTGGAGGCTTGCAGCGAAGGCTGGCGATCAGCGTGCCGCACTTTACGATCGTGCCGGAGATCCTCGAGCGGACAGATTGGGTTGCCACCTTACCGAAGGGGGTCGCGCAAATCCTGAATGCCTCTGGGAAGTTTGCGATTTATCCGTTGCCGATCGAGGCACCCGAAGCGGAGTCGACGGTCCACTGGCATCAGGCATTCGACGCGGACGAGGGAATAAAGTGGTTCCGTCAGTTCGTGGTGTCCGTGGTGGATGCTATCGGGATCGACCATGGAGGCAGAGGTGCTACGAGGAATGCGTTGCGCCCCGATTTGAAAACCCGACGCTCCTGA
- a CDS encoding ATP-dependent acyl-CoA ligase, whose amino-acid sequence MGCIETIVAQTEAATQTPGAQRTLPALLSARAARNPGAPLFSDRNTVLTGADATLIAARRAGTLAAHGIKRGDHVALLCGNRVEFIEMVLGCGWLGAVVVPINTASRGFQLAHILRNSGARLLIAEAALADSVNALEADDLSLEKVWLIDDPVPGSLAPAWPTMPLPPLGDAVAAAHLADGDPFAILYTSGTSGVSKGVVCPHAQFYWWGRNTGGDLGIGKGDVLYTSLPLFHTNALNTFFQALILDAMQVVDRRFSASGFFDALVDTGATVTYVLGAMVPILLGRPVSPNERKHNVRIALAPGVPSNFHQAFTERSGITLIDGFGSTETNSVIGGDVSAQRAGFMGRLAAGFEARVVDANDMPVPDGEPGELLLRANEPFAFASGYHGMPDKTVEAWRNLWFHTGDRVIRSEDGYFRFVDRLKDAIRRRGENVSSYEVEQVLLSHPSIETAAVFAVKSALAEDEVMAAVVPCAGHTIDPLELIRYCEPRLPYFAVPRYLDIVSDLPKTENGKIQKFKLRECGVSASTWDLDLSGYRLKRS is encoded by the coding sequence ATGGGGTGCATCGAAACAATCGTGGCGCAAACTGAAGCGGCAACGCAGACACCGGGAGCGCAACGTACACTTCCCGCGCTACTCAGCGCTCGCGCTGCGAGAAACCCGGGCGCGCCGCTATTTTCCGACCGCAATACGGTATTGACCGGCGCCGATGCCACGCTGATCGCAGCGCGTCGTGCAGGCACGCTCGCGGCGCATGGCATCAAGCGTGGCGATCACGTTGCGCTGCTGTGCGGAAATCGCGTCGAGTTCATCGAAATGGTGCTCGGCTGCGGATGGCTCGGCGCCGTTGTGGTCCCGATCAACACGGCATCACGCGGATTCCAGCTCGCGCACATCCTTCGCAATAGCGGCGCGCGACTTCTCATCGCCGAAGCTGCACTGGCGGATTCGGTCAACGCGCTTGAAGCGGACGACTTGAGTCTGGAGAAGGTCTGGCTGATCGACGATCCGGTACCGGGCTCATTGGCGCCTGCGTGGCCCACCATGCCTTTGCCGCCGCTGGGCGACGCGGTCGCCGCAGCGCACCTCGCGGACGGTGATCCGTTCGCCATTCTGTACACGTCGGGCACGTCCGGCGTTTCAAAGGGGGTCGTCTGTCCTCACGCGCAGTTCTATTGGTGGGGACGTAACACCGGGGGCGATCTCGGCATCGGTAAGGGCGACGTTCTCTACACCAGCCTGCCGCTGTTTCATACCAACGCGCTTAACACCTTCTTCCAGGCTCTCATTCTCGATGCCATGCAGGTCGTCGACCGCCGTTTTTCTGCCAGCGGATTCTTCGACGCATTGGTCGACACCGGGGCGACCGTCACTTACGTTTTGGGGGCGATGGTGCCCATCCTGCTCGGACGGCCCGTGTCCCCTAACGAGCGCAAGCACAACGTGCGTATCGCGTTGGCGCCGGGGGTTCCCAGCAACTTTCACCAGGCGTTCACCGAGCGCAGCGGCATCACGTTGATTGATGGGTTCGGCTCGACCGAGACGAACAGCGTGATCGGCGGCGATGTGAGCGCCCAGCGTGCGGGATTCATGGGCCGACTCGCTGCGGGCTTCGAAGCACGCGTGGTCGATGCGAACGACATGCCTGTGCCCGATGGCGAACCCGGGGAATTGCTCTTGCGCGCGAACGAACCGTTTGCCTTTGCGAGCGGCTACCACGGCATGCCTGACAAGACTGTCGAAGCGTGGCGCAATCTCTGGTTTCACACCGGTGATCGCGTCATCCGAAGCGAAGACGGCTATTTCCGCTTTGTCGACCGACTCAAAGATGCCATTCGGCGCCGTGGCGAAAACGTCTCCTCGTACGAAGTCGAGCAGGTGCTTCTCAGTCATCCGAGCATTGAAACTGCGGCCGTATTTGCGGTGAAGTCGGCGCTCGCAGAAGACGAGGTGATGGCTGCGGTTGTGCCATGCGCAGGCCACACCATCGATCCTCTTGAGTTGATTCGTTACTGCGAACCGAGACTGCCTTACTTCGCGGTGCCTCGCTATCTAGACATCGTATCGGACTTGCCAAAGACCGAAAACGGAAAGATTCAGAAATTCAAGCTGCGCGAATGCGGCGTGAGCGCATCGACATGGGATCTCGACTTGTCGGGATACCGCCTCAAACGTTCTTGA
- a CDS encoding MFS transporter, giving the protein MASTQTYSGPNSGGTVANVDERSLRRIVFASVIGNALEWYDFFLYSTAAALVFGELFFPTGTDPLLGTLAAFAGFAIGFAARPFGGILFGHIGDKFGRKGALVWTLSIMGGATFLIGLLPTYAQAGFWSPVLLIVLRILQGIAAGGEWGGGVLMISESAPAEKRGYYASWSQIGVGGGFVLSAAVFYAVQMLPKDAFLSWGWRIPFLLSIVIFGVGVYIRSRLPESAEFSKAEAAGKTVHAPLLDVIRKHPREILMAMGLRVAENGGSYIVVAFALVYGKFIGVPNQIMLGGLIVSMIAELFTIPLWGRLSDRWGRKPVYMIGAMGFVLMAFPFFWMLDTHTPAWIWLAFMMGNALCHGAMIGTQPSLMGELFSTEVRYSGMALGHEVASVFAGGLSPLIATALLAHYHASWPIALLMMFLGAVTVVSLLFTRETTRRTQRQGH; this is encoded by the coding sequence ATGGCAAGCACGCAAACGTATAGCGGCCCGAATTCAGGCGGGACGGTGGCTAACGTCGATGAACGGTCGCTTCGACGCATTGTGTTCGCGTCGGTGATAGGCAACGCGTTAGAGTGGTACGACTTCTTTCTTTACAGCACGGCGGCGGCGCTGGTCTTTGGGGAGCTGTTCTTTCCGACCGGAACCGACCCGCTTCTCGGCACCCTGGCGGCTTTCGCGGGCTTCGCCATCGGTTTTGCCGCGCGCCCTTTCGGCGGCATTCTCTTCGGCCACATCGGCGACAAGTTCGGGCGCAAAGGCGCGCTTGTCTGGACCCTCTCGATCATGGGCGGCGCGACTTTCCTGATCGGCCTGCTCCCCACCTACGCGCAGGCGGGCTTTTGGTCGCCAGTGTTGCTGATCGTACTGCGCATTCTGCAAGGCATCGCGGCTGGCGGTGAATGGGGCGGTGGCGTTCTGATGATCAGCGAGTCTGCGCCTGCCGAGAAACGTGGCTACTACGCGTCGTGGAGCCAAATCGGTGTGGGCGGTGGCTTCGTGCTCTCGGCCGCTGTGTTCTACGCCGTGCAGATGTTGCCGAAGGACGCATTCCTGAGCTGGGGCTGGCGCATTCCGTTCCTGCTGTCCATCGTCATCTTCGGTGTCGGTGTGTACATTCGGTCGCGCCTGCCGGAAAGCGCGGAATTTTCGAAGGCGGAAGCGGCCGGTAAAACCGTGCATGCGCCGTTGCTCGACGTCATTCGCAAGCACCCCAGGGAAATTCTGATGGCCATGGGATTGCGCGTGGCCGAGAACGGTGGTTCATACATCGTCGTGGCGTTCGCGCTGGTCTATGGAAAATTCATCGGTGTCCCCAACCAGATCATGTTGGGTGGCCTGATCGTGTCGATGATCGCCGAACTCTTCACGATCCCGCTATGGGGCCGCTTGTCCGATCGCTGGGGACGCAAACCGGTCTATATGATCGGCGCGATGGGCTTCGTACTAATGGCCTTCCCGTTCTTCTGGATGCTCGATACGCACACCCCCGCGTGGATCTGGCTGGCTTTCATGATGGGCAACGCGCTTTGCCACGGTGCAATGATCGGCACCCAGCCCAGCCTGATGGGCGAGCTCTTCAGCACCGAAGTGCGCTATTCGGGTATGGCGCTCGGGCATGAAGTCGCGTCGGTGTTTGCCGGTGGCCTGTCACCGTTGATCGCGACCGCTCTGCTGGCGCATTACCACGCCTCCTGGCCCATCGCGCTGCTGATGATGTTCCTCGGTGCCGTCACGGTCGTTTCCCTGCTGTTCACCCGGGAAACCACGCGTCGAACCCAACGACAGGGGCATTGA
- a CDS encoding thiolase family protein, whose protein sequence is MTYGDFSGALITAGVEVPYQRRATEGNTGDLLADAFSRALAESGFSSKDIDGLGVASFTLAPDHAVDMAWRLGLSPRWCMDDCHGGASAINMLQHAVRAIQCGDANVVALLSGDRFEATDFKQLVDHYNLTTRQWLRPLETGGPNAVFAMLTQRHARRFDLTPHDYGALCVAQRAWAAQNPNAVYRSPMTLAEYLEAPMVADPLRRLDCVPVVCGANAIIVARADLVRRTRNVRIRAVQSLFNTDHQAGDGLTTPLAAVAPTLWKQAGVAPHDMNVISVYDDYPVMALIQLADLGFAPDGDIRALLARIASRELNVNTSGGQLSAGQAGAAGGMHGLVEAVTQLQHGAGGRQVDRARLALVSGYGMVEYRYGMCGNAVVLESVTGETS, encoded by the coding sequence ATGACGTACGGCGACTTTAGCGGCGCACTCATCACGGCCGGCGTCGAGGTTCCCTATCAGCGGCGCGCGACGGAAGGTAACACCGGTGATTTGCTCGCCGATGCATTCTCGCGGGCATTGGCCGAGTCGGGCTTCAGCAGCAAAGACATCGACGGTCTGGGTGTCGCCTCATTTACCCTCGCGCCGGACCACGCCGTCGACATGGCGTGGCGGCTCGGGCTGAGTCCGCGCTGGTGCATGGACGACTGCCACGGGGGCGCGAGCGCCATCAACATGCTCCAGCACGCGGTGCGAGCGATTCAGTGTGGCGACGCCAACGTCGTTGCGCTGCTCTCCGGAGATCGTTTCGAAGCGACCGACTTCAAGCAATTGGTCGATCACTACAACCTGACGACGCGTCAATGGCTCAGACCGCTGGAAACAGGCGGACCCAATGCTGTCTTTGCAATGCTCACGCAACGCCATGCCCGGCGCTTCGATTTGACCCCGCATGACTACGGCGCACTGTGCGTCGCTCAACGGGCATGGGCGGCGCAAAACCCTAACGCCGTGTATCGAAGCCCAATGACGCTCGCGGAATATCTGGAAGCGCCGATGGTCGCCGACCCACTGAGACGTCTTGACTGTGTGCCGGTGGTTTGCGGTGCCAACGCCATTATCGTTGCGCGCGCCGACCTGGTCCGCCGTACGCGCAACGTGCGCATTCGCGCAGTCCAGAGCCTTTTCAATACGGATCATCAGGCCGGGGATGGGTTGACCACACCGCTCGCCGCCGTGGCCCCGACGCTCTGGAAGCAGGCTGGTGTGGCGCCGCACGATATGAACGTCATTTCCGTTTATGACGACTACCCGGTCATGGCGCTGATCCAGCTTGCCGACCTCGGGTTCGCGCCGGATGGCGACATACGCGCCCTGCTTGCGCGCATTGCCTCGCGTGAGCTGAACGTCAATACCTCAGGCGGTCAATTGTCGGCAGGGCAGGCAGGCGCTGCCGGTGGAATGCATGGACTCGTCGAGGCGGTGACGCAGTTGCAGCATGGCGCTGGTGGACGGCAGGTCGACCGCGCGCGTCTTGCCCTCGTCAGCGGTTACGGCATGGTCGAGTACCGCTACGGCATGTGCGGCAATGCCGTGGTACTCGAAAGTGTCACAGGAGAAACGTCATGA
- a CDS encoding Zn-ribbon domain-containing OB-fold protein, producing the protein MTLSVFQCNACDHTLFPARYLCPRCGGADWRGVSFAQGTVTEATVVHQRVGQPNAAPLHLASVVSAAGPVVIARSEAALHAGDVVRLTIDSAGAIVASPL; encoded by the coding sequence ATGACGTTGTCGGTCTTTCAATGCAATGCGTGCGATCACACGCTTTTCCCCGCGCGCTATCTGTGCCCGCGCTGCGGCGGCGCCGACTGGCGGGGCGTGTCGTTCGCGCAAGGGACTGTGACGGAGGCCACCGTTGTGCACCAGCGGGTGGGCCAGCCCAACGCCGCACCTCTTCATCTTGCGAGTGTCGTCAGCGCAGCCGGGCCCGTCGTTATCGCTCGGTCGGAAGCTGCGCTTCATGCGGGCGACGTTGTCCGTCTGACGATCGATTCCGCCGGTGCCATCGTGGCGTCCCCCCTCTGA
- a CDS encoding SDR family NAD(P)-dependent oxidoreductase, whose product MQVEGSIAFVSGANRGVGACFVRTLLAQGAQKVYAGVRDVALVPTNDSRVIPVKLDVTDAGDIALAAALAGDVDLLVNNAGVNRIVPPFSDRHLDAARAEMEVNYFGTLNMTLAFAPALKRNGGALVNVLSILARATLPAMTSLSASKAAALRMTEGIRAELVAHGVRVLAVMPGAIDTDMSRDLGDTPKLAPSEVVLATLAALGDGTDDVYVGEMAKQIASGLATDRSAVLRRLAANG is encoded by the coding sequence ATGCAAGTCGAGGGATCCATCGCCTTTGTCTCCGGCGCCAATCGCGGCGTGGGTGCGTGTTTTGTACGAACGCTTCTGGCGCAAGGCGCGCAGAAGGTCTACGCCGGCGTTCGTGACGTCGCGTTAGTCCCCACGAACGACAGCCGCGTCATTCCCGTAAAACTGGACGTCACCGACGCCGGAGACATTGCGCTTGCCGCGGCGCTCGCGGGGGACGTCGACTTGCTCGTCAACAACGCGGGCGTCAACCGGATCGTGCCACCTTTCTCGGACCGGCATCTGGACGCCGCGCGAGCAGAGATGGAGGTGAATTACTTCGGCACGTTGAACATGACGTTGGCCTTCGCCCCCGCGCTCAAGCGCAATGGTGGCGCGCTGGTCAACGTGCTGTCGATTTTGGCGCGCGCGACATTGCCCGCGATGACATCGTTGAGTGCATCCAAGGCCGCCGCGCTGCGCATGACCGAAGGCATACGCGCAGAACTTGTCGCCCACGGCGTGCGCGTGCTCGCCGTGATGCCAGGGGCGATCGATACCGATATGTCCCGCGACCTTGGCGACACGCCCAAACTTGCGCCTTCCGAAGTCGTGCTCGCCACACTGGCCGCGCTCGGCGATGGCACCGACGACGTCTATGTCGGCGAAATGGCCAAACAGATCGCCTCCGGATTAGCGACAGACCGAAGCGCAGTGCTGCGGCGACTGGCCGCAAACGGTTGA
- a CDS encoding dienelactone hydrolase family protein: MTGQTIEIAAEDGKSFSAYLATPKQGKGPGLILLQEIFGINGFMKETADRFAEEGYVVVVPDLFWRMAPGTVLGYGEADFARALELNEALDLGKAVEDVGATIKALRALPQQIGKVGAVGYCLGGKLAMLAAAATDIDCAVSYYGVGLEAFLNEVPQIRCPMAFHFAENDALSPPSVRDTVIAALSENPLIEHYVYAGCDHAFATPEREHYNKPASIMAYSRTIAMLRKVLGPVYDLNTLWELHCYHEFDSRDVDAIMPTMIEAPYVNHIPTMTGGVGHDELKRFYKYHFVHANPADTRFIPISRTIGADRVVDEFIFCATHDREIDWMLPGIEPTGKYIEVAMLAVICFRGDKLYNEHIYWDQATVLVQIGLLDPTGLPVVGIEASRKLIDERLPSNTLMRNWSSSEGKPI, translated from the coding sequence ATGACTGGACAAACGATCGAAATCGCGGCCGAGGACGGGAAGTCGTTTTCGGCCTACCTGGCCACCCCGAAGCAGGGCAAAGGTCCTGGGTTGATCCTGTTGCAGGAAATCTTCGGCATCAACGGATTCATGAAGGAGACGGCCGACCGTTTCGCCGAAGAAGGTTACGTCGTGGTGGTCCCGGATTTGTTCTGGCGCATGGCCCCGGGCACGGTACTTGGATATGGCGAAGCGGACTTTGCGCGTGCGCTTGAATTGAACGAAGCGCTCGATTTGGGAAAAGCCGTCGAAGACGTGGGCGCGACCATCAAAGCGCTGCGGGCGCTGCCTCAGCAGATCGGGAAGGTCGGTGCCGTCGGTTATTGTCTTGGCGGGAAACTGGCCATGTTGGCCGCTGCGGCAACGGACATCGATTGTGCTGTCAGCTATTACGGCGTTGGCCTCGAAGCTTTCCTGAACGAAGTGCCGCAGATCCGTTGTCCGATGGCCTTCCACTTCGCCGAGAACGACGCATTGTCGCCGCCCTCCGTGCGCGACACGGTCATCGCCGCGCTGTCGGAAAATCCGCTAATCGAGCATTACGTGTATGCGGGTTGCGATCACGCCTTCGCAACGCCCGAGCGTGAGCACTACAACAAACCCGCGTCGATCATGGCTTACTCGCGCACGATCGCGATGCTTCGCAAGGTCCTCGGTCCGGTATATGACCTGAACACCCTCTGGGAGCTGCATTGCTATCACGAGTTCGATTCACGCGACGTTGACGCGATCATGCCTACCATGATCGAAGCTCCCTACGTCAATCACATCCCGACGATGACTGGCGGTGTGGGGCACGACGAGCTCAAGCGCTTCTACAAGTATCACTTCGTGCATGCGAATCCGGCCGACACGCGATTCATCCCGATATCGCGAACGATCGGCGCCGATCGTGTCGTCGATGAGTTCATCTTCTGCGCAACGCACGACCGTGAGATCGACTGGATGCTTCCGGGGATCGAGCCCACCGGAAAATACATCGAAGTGGCCATGCTCGCGGTGATCTGCTTTCGGGGCGACAAGCTGTACAACGAACACATCTACTGGGACCAGGCTACCGTTCTGGTGCAGATCGGCCTTCTGGACCCCACCGGCTTGCCCGTCGTGGGTATCGAAGCGTCGCGCAAGCTCATCGACGAGCGCTTGCCGAGCAACACGTTGATGCGCAACTGGTCGTCAAGCGAAGGAAAGCCGATCTAA
- a CDS encoding porin — MAQSSLTIYGIISDGVGYFSNQSGSSTVQLVSGANQNNRLGFRINEDIGGGWATIATLENGFDINQGKFGQGGRMFGRQAFVGMSSRMYGTLTVGRQYDVLWDYLDRIEPQAMGPGLATSIGSNDNIEGNFRYSNSVKYKSPEWNGLEFETLYAFSNKAGAFQQNRAFSAGINYTRGGQRYALTYLNIDHPGTANPSGAVSDDYSGGAFQLFHTSPVNSSVGVERQRVIAGGAEYAFGNTRLGGIVSDVRYSYLDGTSLHLNNFDLTAVYNVTPALALSAAYVYSMGRYGGIDATSHWNQGQLSIDYFLSKRTDVYAYVNYVKATGSLATAVLFLASAPSSNKEQTALVAGIRHRF; from the coding sequence ATGGCGCAGAGTTCGCTCACTATTTACGGCATCATCTCAGACGGCGTTGGCTACTTCAGTAATCAATCGGGAAGCTCGACTGTTCAATTAGTGAGTGGGGCGAATCAGAACAATCGACTGGGGTTTCGTATCAATGAGGACATCGGTGGCGGGTGGGCGACCATTGCGACACTGGAAAACGGTTTCGACATCAATCAGGGGAAGTTTGGCCAGGGCGGGCGGATGTTCGGGCGTCAGGCCTTTGTGGGAATGTCGAGCAGGATGTACGGCACGCTCACCGTCGGTCGGCAATACGACGTGCTGTGGGACTACCTGGATCGTATCGAACCTCAGGCCATGGGGCCGGGGCTGGCGACGAGCATTGGCAGCAACGACAACATCGAAGGCAACTTCCGCTATAGCAATTCCGTGAAGTATAAAAGTCCGGAATGGAACGGACTGGAGTTCGAAACGCTATACGCGTTCAGCAATAAGGCCGGTGCATTTCAGCAGAACCGTGCCTTCAGCGCGGGCATCAATTACACCCGGGGCGGGCAACGGTATGCCCTGACCTACCTGAACATCGATCACCCGGGCACGGCAAACCCGTCGGGCGCCGTGAGCGACGACTATTCGGGCGGCGCGTTTCAGTTGTTCCATACGAGCCCGGTGAATTCCAGTGTCGGCGTTGAGCGGCAACGCGTTATCGCGGGGGGCGCCGAGTATGCGTTTGGTAACACTCGATTGGGTGGCATCGTGTCCGATGTCAGGTACTCGTATCTGGACGGCACCAGTCTGCATCTGAACAATTTCGATCTCACCGCCGTATATAACGTCACCCCGGCGCTTGCACTGTCGGCCGCGTACGTCTACTCGATGGGGCGTTACGGCGGCATTGACGCGACGTCGCACTGGAACCAGGGGCAGTTGAGCATCGACTACTTTCTTTCCAAACGGACCGATGTCTACGCCTACGTCAACTATGTGAAGGCGACGGGGTCGCTGGCCACCGCAGTGCTGTTCCTCGCTTCTGCGCCGTCGAGCAACAAGGAGCAGACCGCGCTCGTTGCGGGGATTCGCCACCGGTTCTGA